Proteins from one Carassius gibelio isolate Cgi1373 ecotype wild population from Czech Republic chromosome A25, carGib1.2-hapl.c, whole genome shotgun sequence genomic window:
- the LOC127947361 gene encoding CCR4-NOT transcription complex subunit 2-like: protein MFSARKKFGEGVESDFPDEGLYYTQQSMFPHRSEKDMLPSPSPSSSGQLSQLGASLYGPQSALGFSIRGMSNNNPQLNRSLTQGTQLPSHSTPTTGVPTMSLHTPPSPNRGILPMNSRNMMSSQVGQGMGMSGRTNSMGSSGLGSPNRSSPSIICMPKQQPARQPFTINSMSGFGMGRSQGFGMNSLPNNIFNGTDGSENVTGIDLSEFPALADRSRREGNGNPTPLHNPLAGRAPYVGMVTKPSNEQSQDFSIHNEDFPALPGPNYKDPTLSTDESKSSLNSSGKGSSSADGPKFPGDKTSSAQNNNQQKKGIQVLPDGKVTNIPSGMVTDQFGMIGLLTFIRAAETDPGMVHLALGSDLTTLGLNLNSPENLYPKFASPWASAPCRPQDIDFHVPSEYLTNIHIRDKLAAIKLGRYGEDLLFYLYYMNGGDLLQLLAAVELFNRDWRYHKEERVWITRAPGMEPTLKTNTYERGTYYFFDCHNWRKVAKEFHLEYDKLEERPHVPTTFNYNPAQQAF from the exons ATGTTCAGTGCAAGAAAGAAGTTTGGGGAGGGGGTCGAAAGTGACTTCCCTGATGAGGGCTTGTACTATACCCAGCAGTCAATGTTCCCGCATCGATCGGAGAAAGAC ATGCTGCCATCTCCCTCGCCGTCATCGTCAGGTCAATTGTCACAGCTTGGTGCGAGTTTGTACGGTCCTCAAA GTGCACTAGGTTTCTCAATACGAGGCATGAGCAACAACAACCCTCAATTAAACCGGAGTTTAACACAAGGCACTCAGTTACCGAGCCATAGCACCCCAACAACAGGCGTCCCAACAATGTCCCTTCACACACCACCTTCGCCGAACAG AGGCATCCTGCCTATGAACTCCAGGAACATGATGAGTTCGCAGGTAGGGCAGGGCATGGGCATGAGCGGCAGGACCAACAGCATGGGCAGTTCTGGCCTGGGTAGCCCTAACCGCAGCTCTCCTAGCATTATCTGCATGCCTAAGCAGCAGCCAGCACGCCAGCCATTCACCATCAACAG TATGTCAGGATTTGGAATGGGCCGGAGCCAGGGGTTTGGCATGAACTCCTTACCCAATAACATCTTCAACGGGACAG ATGGGAGTGAAAATGTGACCGGAATAGACCTCTCAGAATTCCCAGCACTTGCAGACAGAAGTCGGAGGGAGGGAAACGGCAACCCTACACCGTTGCATAATCCGCTGGCTGGAAGGGCACCCTATG TTGGAATGGTCACAAAGCCATCGAACGAGCAGTCGCAGGACTTTTCCATTCACAACGAAGACTTCCCAGCCCTGCCCGGGCCCAACTACAAGGACCCAACATTGAGCACGGATGAAAGCAAATCA AGCTTGAACTCTTCAGGAAAGGGCAGCTCAAGTGCAGATGGACCCAAGTTTCCCGGCGACAAGACATCATCAGCACAGAATAACAACCAGCAAAAGAAGGGGATCCAGGTGTTGCCTGATG GCAAGGTAACAAACATTCCCTCAGGAATGGTGACGGATCAGTTTGGGATGATTGGACTCCTGACATTCATCCGGGCAGCTGAGACGGACCCTGGGATGGTTCACCTGGCTTTAGGAAGCGACCTAACAACACTAGGACTCAACCTCAACTCTCCAGA GAATCTGTATCCTAAGTTTGCATCTCCCTGGGCTTCAGCTCCATGTCGACCACAAGACATCG aCTTCCATGTTCCCTCAGAGTACTTAACCAACATTCACATAAGGGACAAG CTGGCTGCAATAAAACTGGGACGATACGGTGAAGACCTGCTGTTTTACCTCTACTACATGAACGGAGGAGACCTCTTACAACTCCTCGCTGCTGTTGAGCT cTTCAACCGGGACTGGCGGTACCATAAAGAAGAAAGGGTTTGGATCACAAGAGCACCTGGCATGGAGCCCACGCTAAAGACCAACACCTACGAGAGAGGAACATACTACTTCTTTGATTGTCATAACTGGAGGAAGGTCGCTAAG
- the LOC127947013 gene encoding formin-binding protein 4, with protein MGKKTRTGTGRRTILQLSPPGPTRSAPGAAREDGVGSGSEGDEPEGNSDGQREVNVVMKTPAVKATQGLSLLGAYEDSEDEDAAENTSTVTKAKHNQSADIDSTLANFMAEIDAITTQPTQTSESETELSAPAPTPPRPEPKPDQQTHDQNGPAQEFQYDTQYSLAGAGLEMGDWQEVWDENTGCYYYWNTQTNEVAWELPHYLANQMQSLHHTDSSSVNGNGVAHHSSYTEQLSVAAATGSKKETKKKDVIESVVALTNEEEERRGVAATLLAPLIPEEVKEAEEKWRKKVLAMEETVEGSQEVEGGGTPSVDSPAHRDTDSQSNQRSRNHSAESSDREEEAEEDTMELELALERKKAELRALEEGDGSAGGSSPCSEASQDGPRNLLLKNKWKTSFLRAPSPDSNSRGSDKAGWATPEHPDNAHSKTAEKLGEEDEKEKSVSKTLHKEEEDLKFQIGELANTLTNKMEFLGIDKKAISNFQLLLLQTETRISDWREGALNGNYLRRRLQEAAEHIKHYELNATPKGWSCHWDREHRRYFYVNERTNASQWEFPVVEENEEAKPPLSPTSGLGDTSQPSAEATGAVTGASLGDVQSYWLVPQPPQPPLPPLPPEDPPPPPTEQPPPPPPPPESPPPPPPPPFEDDGEIEEVEMEDEESEPPAPGTEEFKAAEAAASLALEAKGQKRKAPGSVPLPKTVTIGSCPILYAQPIAAAAPLLVESAYWGMTTAAAPPLPTESIVPPMPALPPQPPPPAPQPPSALEPMSKALTDKTKKLKKEKTKKSKTKMPSLVKKWQSIQKELDEEEKSSSSDEDREQVNIKRIEEWKQQQFASGKSGKNANFEALPEDWRERLLKKRKMMKSS; from the exons ATGGGGAAAAAGACTCGCACAGGTACCGGCAGGAGAACCATATTACAGCTTTCACCGCCGGGACCGACCCGCAGCGCTCCAGGAGCAGCCAGAGAGGACGGTGTGGGTTCGGGGTCCGAag GAGACGAACCCGAGGGTAACTCCGATGGCCAGAGAGAAGTTAATGTAGTAATGAAGACACCAGCTGTGAAGGCCACAC AGGGTTTATCTCTGCTTGGTGCGTATGAAGACAGTGAAGACGAAGATGCAGCAGAAAACACATCGACTGTCACGAAGGCAAAGCATAACCAGTCTGCAGACATTGACAGCACGCTTGCCAATTTTATGGCG GAAATTGATGCTATTACGACCCAACCAACCCAGACAAGTGAATCTGAGACAGAGCTGAGTGCACCAGCCCCAACTCCTCCTCGCCCCGAACCCAAACCAGACCAGCAGACTCATGATCAGAACGGACCCGCACAGGAATTTCAATACGACACGCAGTACTCCCTCGCAGGAG CTGGGTTGGAGATGGGTGATTGGCAGGAGGTGTGGGATGAAAATACCGGCTGTTATTACTACTGGAATACTCAGACCAATGAGGTAGCCTGGGAGCTCCCGCATTACCTGGCAAACCAGATGCAAAGTCTACATCACACGGACAG TTCGTCTGTAAATGGCAATGGTGTGGCACATCATAGCAGTTATACTGAACAGCTGTCTGTTGCAGCTGCTACTGGATCTAAAAAGGAAACCAAAAAGAAG GACGTAATTGAGAGTGTTGTGGCTTTGACCAACgaggaagaagagaggagaggggtgGCAGCTACTCTCCTAGCTCCTCTTATCCCAGAAGAGGTTAAGGAGGCAGAGGAGAAGTGGAGAAAGAAGGTGCTGGCAATGGAGGAGACTGTAGAAGGGTCGCAGGAAGTAGAAGGCGGAGGCACTCCATCTGTGGACTCCCCAGCACACCGAGATACGGACAGCCAGAGTAACCAGCGGAGCAGGAACCACTCCGCAGAGTCCTCTGACAGGGAGGAGGAGGCTGAAGAGGACACCATGGAACTAGAACTAGCACTAGAGAGGAAAAAA GCTGAGCTTCGTGCCTTGGAGGAAGGGGACGGCAGTGCTGGTGGCTCAAGCCCCTGTTCCGAAGCAAGTCAGGATGGGCCTCGTAATTTACTTTTGAAGAACAAATGGAAGACGTCTTTCCTCCGTGCGCCGAGTCCTGACTCAAACAGCCGGGGTTCAGACAAGGCAGGATGGGCCACTCCAGAGCACCCAGACAATG CACATTCCAAAACAGCTGAGAAGCTAGGAGAGGAAGATGAAAAGGAGAAGTCCGTATCCAAAACTCTTCATAAGGAAGAAGAGGACCTCaag TTTCAGATCGGAGAGCTTGCTAACACACTCACCAACAAAATGGAGTTTTTGGGAATTGACAAGAAAGCCATCTCGAACTTTCAACTGCTGTTGCTGCAAACAGAG ACGCGGATCTCAGACTGGCGAGAGGGTGCTCTGAACGGAAACTATCTCCGGCGCAGGCTACAGGAAGCTGCCGAGCACATAAAACATTACGAACTTAACGCCACTCCCAAAGGCTGGTCCTGCCACTGGGACAG AGAGCACAGACGGTACTTTTATGTGAACGAGAGGACCAACGCTTCCCAGTGGGAGTTTCCAGTTGTGGAGGAGAACGAGGAAGCCAAGCCGCCCCTGTCGCCCACTTCTGGCCTCGGAGACACTAGCCAACCATCTGCAGAAGCCACTGGCGCTGTAACAG GAGCTTCGTTAGGAGATGTGCAATCTTATTGGTTGGTTCCCCAGCCTCCTCAGCCACCATTGCCTCCACTTCCTCCAGAGGATCCGCCCCCTCCACCTACAGAGCAACCACCGCCACCCCCTCCACCACCGGAATCTCCTCCTCCACCCCCTCCACCACCCTTCGAGGATGATGGAGAGATTGAGGAAGTGGAGATGGAGGATGAGGAGTCAGAGCCTCCGGCTCCTGGAACAGAAGAGTTCAAG GCGGCAGAGGCAGCTGCATCTTTGGCGCTTGAGGCTAAAGGCCAGAAACGCAAAGCCCCAGGCTCAGTCCCGCTGCCCAAAACagtcaccattggcagctgccccATTCTTTACGCTCAACCCATTGCTGCTGCTG CCCCACTTCTAGTTGAAAGTGCTTACTGGGGGATGACAACTGCAGCTGCACCTCCTCTGCCTACAGAGAGCATAGTCCCACCAATGCCAGCTCTGCCGCCCCAGCCACCCCCTCCTGCTCCTCAACCTCCCAGCGCCCTGGAGCCAATGAGCAAAGCCCTCACAGATAAAACAAAGAAACTAAAGAAAGAGAAG acaaaGAAGAGCAAGACTAAGATGCCGTCCCTGGTAAAGAAGTGGCAGAGCATTCAGAAAGAGCTAGATGAAGAGGAGAAGTCGAGCTCCAGTGATGAAGACCGAGAACAGGTCAACATCAAACGCATTGAGGAATGGAAACAGCAACAGTTCGCATC AGGGAAGTCTGGGAAAAATGCTAACTTTGAAGCACTTCCTGAAGACTGGAGGGAAAGACTGCTTAAGAAAAGAAAGATGATGAAGAGTTCATAA